A stretch of Natator depressus isolate rNatDep1 chromosome 2, rNatDep2.hap1, whole genome shotgun sequence DNA encodes these proteins:
- the LOC141983437 gene encoding uncharacterized protein LOC141983437 isoform X2, with the protein MHYKRLVTFEDVSVYFSPEEWAILEEWQRELYRDVMRENYELLISMAGHSVTKHDLLPRTERGEEPPRPRAWSDAEEKGTLQSCFTDDDNFTIKSEPPDPLPERSEESLSMSPDWRNAYKIQCKPQRQQMYHAEAKHEKLTTKLEPSEPSSEKSEEDLSTSSDIYRIQCKPERQQMNPTGAENENLTVKLDSPELSPEQSKDTVLESSDWDSIFRIPCKSGRQPVSLTEATHETSAIKLEVLDRSSETRQENVAMNPDWGNVCRVPCRSQRQLRSTLEAEAEQSSFGNMENFALFQGHLKREMPYVCMEYKDNFADQVGLEPHQGKLPLEAPFNWTDCGSSFGTMSLLMTHQETHMGVRPYICTECKKGFNHKQDLIRHYRIHTGERPYQCTECGRSFIQKTHLITHFRIHTGERPFPCTECGKNFRKKTHLVRHQRTHSGTRPLPCSVCQKNFSHKQDLARHQQIHTEERPFTCTECGKNFSWKKNLITHQRIHTGERPFSCVKCGKSFSWKKYLITHQKTHEEKRLYNCPHCDRSFCQKSVLTMHQKTHLERRSYTCAICQRSFGHKQDLIRHHRIHTGERPFACSECGKSFSQKTHLVTHFRIHTGERPFLCSECGKGFSKKTHLMRHQQIHTGERPFRCTQCDKGFSCKKNLLTHQLIHSGDVTLYACAECEKSFTWKKNLITHQKIHAGKKPFICTECGKSFSQKTHLNAHQRIHTGERPFPCAQCGKAFSQKSILITHQKTHLGSRPYACTECEKRFSHKQDLKRHLRIHTGERPYACTECGKSFNQRTHLITHYRIHTGERPFPCDLCGKRFSKKTHLMRHQRVHAVVKPHVRLLNMGAIAMGSQLSVSVGSPISLGDPLKEETIYVYQL; encoded by the exons AGGCTGGTAACATTTGAGGATGTCAGTGTCTATTTCTCCCCGGAGGAGTGGGCGATTTTGGAAGAATGGCAGAGAGAGCTTTACCGGGACGTCATGAGGGAGAATTATGAGCTTCTGATCTCAATGG CAGGTCATTCTGTTACGAAACATGACCTCCTGCCACGGACCGAGCGAGGGGAGGAGCCGCCACGTCCCAGGGCGTGGAGCGACGCAGAGGAAAAGGGGACTCTGCAGAGCTGCTTCACAG ATGATGACAACTTTACTATAAAATCAGAACCACCTGACCCCTTACCAGAGAGATCAGAAGAGAGTCTCTCCATGTCTCCAGACTGGAGAAACGCCTACAAGATCCAGTGCAAACCACAAAGGCAACAGATGTACCATGCAGAAGCCAAGCATGAGAAGCTAACTACAAAATTAGAGCCAAGTGAGCCCTCATCAGAAAAGTCTGAAGAAGATCTTTCCACATCTTCAGACATCTACAGGATCCAGTGCAAACCAGAAAGGCAGCAGATGAACCCCACCGGAGCAGAGAATGAGAACCTTACTGTGAAATTAGACTCACCCGAACTATCACCGGAACAGTCCAAAGACACTGTTCTTGAGTCTTCAGACTGGGACAGCATCTTCAGGATCCCTTGCAAATCAGGAAGGCAGCCAGTGAGCCTCACTGAAGCGACCCATGAGACCTCTGCTATAAAACTGGAGGTACTGGACCGATCATCAGAAACACGCCAAGAGAACGTGGCCATGAATCCAGACTGGGGGAATGTCTGCAGGGTCCCATGCAGATCACAAAGGCAGCTGAGGAGCACTCTAGAGGCTGAGGCTGAACAATCCAGCTTTGGCAACATGGAGAATTTTGCACTTTTCCAAGGACACCTGAAGAGAGAAATGCCATACGTGTGCATGGAATACAAAGACAACTTTGCGGATCAGGTTGGCCTGGAACCACACCAGGGAAAGCTCCCACTGGAGGCTCCATTTAACTGGACTGATTGCGGCAGCAGCTTTGGGACGATGTCCCTTCTCATGACTCATCAGGAAACCCACATGGGAGTGAGGCCGTACATCTGCACCGAATGCAAGAAGGGCTTCAATCACAAACAAGACTTGATACGGCATTACCgtatccacacgggagagaggcCCTATCAGTGCACTGAATGCGGGAGAAGCTTCATCCAGAAAACGCACCTTATAACGCACTTCCGAATCCACACGGGCGAGAGGCCGTTTCCATGCAccgagtgtgggaaaaacttcaggaaaaaaacccacctggtGCGGCACCAGAGGACTCACTCAGGAACCCGGCCGCTTCCCTGCTCTGTATGCCAGAAGAACTTTAGCCACAAGCAAGATCTCGCCAGGCACCAGCAGATCCACACAGAGGAACGGCCGTTCACGTGCACCGAGTGTGGGAAGAACTTCAGCTGGAAGAAGAATCTCATCACCCACCAGCGTATCCACACAGGGGAGCGGCCCTTCAGCTGCGTcaagtgtgggaaaagcttcagctgGAAGAAATACCTCATCACGCACCAGAAGACCCATGAGGAGAAGAGACTGTACAACTGCCCTCACTGCGACAGGAGCTTCTGCCAGAAGTCCGTGCTCACCATGCACCAGAAGACGCACCTCGAGAGGCGATCCTACACCTGCGCCATTTGCCAGAGGAGCTTTGGCCACAAGCAGGACCTCATAAGGCACCACCGGATCCACACCGGAGAGAGACCCTTCGCCTGCAGCGAatgcgggaagagcttcagccAGAAGACTCACCTGGTTACCCACTTCAGGATCCACACAGGCGAGAGGCCGTTCCTGTGCAGCGAATGCGGGAAAGGGTTCAGCAAGAAAACCCACCTGATGAGGCACCAGCAaatccacacaggggagcggCCCTTCAGGTGCACCCAGTGCGACAAAGGCTTCAGCTGCAAGAAGAACCTCCTCACCCACCAGCTGATCCACTCGGGGGACGTAACCCTCTATGCCTGCGCCGAGTGTGAGAAGAGCTTCACCTGGAAGAAGAACCTCATCACCCACCAGAAGATCCACGCTGGGAAGAAGCCATTCATCTGCAccgagtgcgggaagagcttcagccAGAAAACCCACCTGAACGCCCACCAGCGCATCCATACCGGAGAGCGGCCCTTCCCCTGCGCCCAGTGCGGGAAGGCCTTCAGCCAGAAGTCCATCCTCATCACACACCAGAAGACCCACCTGGGCAGCCGGCCCTACGCCTGCACGGAGTGCGAGAAGAGATTCAGCCACAAGCAGGACCTGAAGAGACACctgaggatccacacaggagagaggccctatgCATGTACCGAGTGCGGCAAGAGCTTCAACCAGAGGACACACCTCATCACGCACTACAGGATCCACACCGGGGAGAGGCCCTTCCCCTGCGACCTCTGTGGGAAGCGCTTCAGCAAGAAAACACACCTCATGAGGCACCAGAGAGTGCACGCAGTGGTAAAGCCGCACGTGCGCTTACTCAACATGGGGGCCATCGCCATGGGGAGCCAGCTTTCGGTCTCGGTTGGAAGTCCTATCTCCCTCGGGGATCCGCTGAAGGAGGAGACCATATACGTTTACCAGCTGTGA
- the LOC141983437 gene encoding uncharacterized protein LOC141983437 isoform X1: MAEEISAQRLVTFEDVSVYFSPEEWAILEEWQRELYRDVMRENYELLISMAGHSVTKHDLLPRTERGEEPPRPRAWSDAEEKGTLQSCFTDDDNFTIKSEPPDPLPERSEESLSMSPDWRNAYKIQCKPQRQQMYHAEAKHEKLTTKLEPSEPSSEKSEEDLSTSSDIYRIQCKPERQQMNPTGAENENLTVKLDSPELSPEQSKDTVLESSDWDSIFRIPCKSGRQPVSLTEATHETSAIKLEVLDRSSETRQENVAMNPDWGNVCRVPCRSQRQLRSTLEAEAEQSSFGNMENFALFQGHLKREMPYVCMEYKDNFADQVGLEPHQGKLPLEAPFNWTDCGSSFGTMSLLMTHQETHMGVRPYICTECKKGFNHKQDLIRHYRIHTGERPYQCTECGRSFIQKTHLITHFRIHTGERPFPCTECGKNFRKKTHLVRHQRTHSGTRPLPCSVCQKNFSHKQDLARHQQIHTEERPFTCTECGKNFSWKKNLITHQRIHTGERPFSCVKCGKSFSWKKYLITHQKTHEEKRLYNCPHCDRSFCQKSVLTMHQKTHLERRSYTCAICQRSFGHKQDLIRHHRIHTGERPFACSECGKSFSQKTHLVTHFRIHTGERPFLCSECGKGFSKKTHLMRHQQIHTGERPFRCTQCDKGFSCKKNLLTHQLIHSGDVTLYACAECEKSFTWKKNLITHQKIHAGKKPFICTECGKSFSQKTHLNAHQRIHTGERPFPCAQCGKAFSQKSILITHQKTHLGSRPYACTECEKRFSHKQDLKRHLRIHTGERPYACTECGKSFNQRTHLITHYRIHTGERPFPCDLCGKRFSKKTHLMRHQRVHAVVKPHVRLLNMGAIAMGSQLSVSVGSPISLGDPLKEETIYVYQL, translated from the exons AGGCTGGTAACATTTGAGGATGTCAGTGTCTATTTCTCCCCGGAGGAGTGGGCGATTTTGGAAGAATGGCAGAGAGAGCTTTACCGGGACGTCATGAGGGAGAATTATGAGCTTCTGATCTCAATGG CAGGTCATTCTGTTACGAAACATGACCTCCTGCCACGGACCGAGCGAGGGGAGGAGCCGCCACGTCCCAGGGCGTGGAGCGACGCAGAGGAAAAGGGGACTCTGCAGAGCTGCTTCACAG ATGATGACAACTTTACTATAAAATCAGAACCACCTGACCCCTTACCAGAGAGATCAGAAGAGAGTCTCTCCATGTCTCCAGACTGGAGAAACGCCTACAAGATCCAGTGCAAACCACAAAGGCAACAGATGTACCATGCAGAAGCCAAGCATGAGAAGCTAACTACAAAATTAGAGCCAAGTGAGCCCTCATCAGAAAAGTCTGAAGAAGATCTTTCCACATCTTCAGACATCTACAGGATCCAGTGCAAACCAGAAAGGCAGCAGATGAACCCCACCGGAGCAGAGAATGAGAACCTTACTGTGAAATTAGACTCACCCGAACTATCACCGGAACAGTCCAAAGACACTGTTCTTGAGTCTTCAGACTGGGACAGCATCTTCAGGATCCCTTGCAAATCAGGAAGGCAGCCAGTGAGCCTCACTGAAGCGACCCATGAGACCTCTGCTATAAAACTGGAGGTACTGGACCGATCATCAGAAACACGCCAAGAGAACGTGGCCATGAATCCAGACTGGGGGAATGTCTGCAGGGTCCCATGCAGATCACAAAGGCAGCTGAGGAGCACTCTAGAGGCTGAGGCTGAACAATCCAGCTTTGGCAACATGGAGAATTTTGCACTTTTCCAAGGACACCTGAAGAGAGAAATGCCATACGTGTGCATGGAATACAAAGACAACTTTGCGGATCAGGTTGGCCTGGAACCACACCAGGGAAAGCTCCCACTGGAGGCTCCATTTAACTGGACTGATTGCGGCAGCAGCTTTGGGACGATGTCCCTTCTCATGACTCATCAGGAAACCCACATGGGAGTGAGGCCGTACATCTGCACCGAATGCAAGAAGGGCTTCAATCACAAACAAGACTTGATACGGCATTACCgtatccacacgggagagaggcCCTATCAGTGCACTGAATGCGGGAGAAGCTTCATCCAGAAAACGCACCTTATAACGCACTTCCGAATCCACACGGGCGAGAGGCCGTTTCCATGCAccgagtgtgggaaaaacttcaggaaaaaaacccacctggtGCGGCACCAGAGGACTCACTCAGGAACCCGGCCGCTTCCCTGCTCTGTATGCCAGAAGAACTTTAGCCACAAGCAAGATCTCGCCAGGCACCAGCAGATCCACACAGAGGAACGGCCGTTCACGTGCACCGAGTGTGGGAAGAACTTCAGCTGGAAGAAGAATCTCATCACCCACCAGCGTATCCACACAGGGGAGCGGCCCTTCAGCTGCGTcaagtgtgggaaaagcttcagctgGAAGAAATACCTCATCACGCACCAGAAGACCCATGAGGAGAAGAGACTGTACAACTGCCCTCACTGCGACAGGAGCTTCTGCCAGAAGTCCGTGCTCACCATGCACCAGAAGACGCACCTCGAGAGGCGATCCTACACCTGCGCCATTTGCCAGAGGAGCTTTGGCCACAAGCAGGACCTCATAAGGCACCACCGGATCCACACCGGAGAGAGACCCTTCGCCTGCAGCGAatgcgggaagagcttcagccAGAAGACTCACCTGGTTACCCACTTCAGGATCCACACAGGCGAGAGGCCGTTCCTGTGCAGCGAATGCGGGAAAGGGTTCAGCAAGAAAACCCACCTGATGAGGCACCAGCAaatccacacaggggagcggCCCTTCAGGTGCACCCAGTGCGACAAAGGCTTCAGCTGCAAGAAGAACCTCCTCACCCACCAGCTGATCCACTCGGGGGACGTAACCCTCTATGCCTGCGCCGAGTGTGAGAAGAGCTTCACCTGGAAGAAGAACCTCATCACCCACCAGAAGATCCACGCTGGGAAGAAGCCATTCATCTGCAccgagtgcgggaagagcttcagccAGAAAACCCACCTGAACGCCCACCAGCGCATCCATACCGGAGAGCGGCCCTTCCCCTGCGCCCAGTGCGGGAAGGCCTTCAGCCAGAAGTCCATCCTCATCACACACCAGAAGACCCACCTGGGCAGCCGGCCCTACGCCTGCACGGAGTGCGAGAAGAGATTCAGCCACAAGCAGGACCTGAAGAGACACctgaggatccacacaggagagaggccctatgCATGTACCGAGTGCGGCAAGAGCTTCAACCAGAGGACACACCTCATCACGCACTACAGGATCCACACCGGGGAGAGGCCCTTCCCCTGCGACCTCTGTGGGAAGCGCTTCAGCAAGAAAACACACCTCATGAGGCACCAGAGAGTGCACGCAGTGGTAAAGCCGCACGTGCGCTTACTCAACATGGGGGCCATCGCCATGGGGAGCCAGCTTTCGGTCTCGGTTGGAAGTCCTATCTCCCTCGGGGATCCGCTGAAGGAGGAGACCATATACGTTTACCAGCTGTGA